One stretch of Falsibacillus pallidus DNA includes these proteins:
- a CDS encoding methyl-accepting chemotaxis protein produces MRQKWRDIKIGGKYLFALGTVVLLFIIAALLVFTQLKVINDSVERLGRQSDRSVAITEMGSLFRSKSIRVYDYQRSPSQDVVKQYKERIDQFNQLMKDIEPSIDTQQEKDLFMTVTSFNDKMDDLFLNQFVSAVDSGNTGQSAQILNQISVLRPQAIAKLDSLEQTVEKSRSQAEQDTNAGLAKSFFILLISIVAASIIGIALILLINRAIRLNLKKVVTTANSIAEGNLNIPDLDYKGKDEIGQLSTSISHMKNQLSRLVKEIQEVSERVTGQSEELTQSSNEVLTGTEQIAATMQQLSAGADQQASSAGELTERMKTYSSTVSKTNDLGENVTASSMVVLEKTNEGSSLMNESIGAMNKIFETVEDVSKKMSGLEAQSREISTLVEVIQGIADQTNLLALNAAIEAARAGEHGRGFAVVADEVRKLAEEVTNSLSGIVSNVEGIQQQSSLISTSLVDSFEQVKKGTESVKITGETFDMLKESINAMVGQMNEIGANMAQISSESGEMNTAIESIAAVTEESAAGIEQTTATVQQSNSIMEEVAKSSTDLAKLADSLNSLVRQFKI; encoded by the coding sequence ATGAGACAGAAGTGGAGAGATATCAAGATAGGCGGCAAATATTTATTTGCGCTTGGTACCGTTGTATTGCTGTTCATTATCGCAGCATTATTGGTATTCACACAATTAAAAGTTATCAACGATAGTGTTGAAAGACTGGGGCGTCAGAGCGACCGTTCCGTGGCCATTACAGAAATGGGTTCATTGTTCCGTTCAAAATCCATCAGGGTCTATGATTATCAAAGAAGTCCCAGCCAAGATGTAGTGAAACAGTACAAAGAAAGGATAGACCAGTTCAATCAGCTTATGAAGGATATCGAACCAAGCATCGATACACAGCAGGAAAAAGATTTGTTCATGACTGTTACCTCATTTAATGACAAAATGGATGACCTATTTTTAAATCAATTTGTCTCAGCTGTGGATAGTGGAAACACAGGCCAATCTGCCCAGATTTTGAATCAGATTAGTGTGCTTCGTCCGCAAGCAATCGCGAAGCTGGATTCACTTGAACAAACTGTTGAAAAATCCAGGAGCCAAGCGGAGCAGGACACTAATGCAGGGTTGGCAAAAAGCTTTTTCATCCTGTTGATTTCCATCGTAGCGGCTTCAATTATTGGAATCGCACTTATTTTACTTATCAACCGCGCAATCCGCTTGAATTTGAAAAAGGTCGTTACGACTGCAAATTCCATAGCAGAAGGAAATTTAAATATTCCTGACTTGGATTATAAGGGGAAAGACGAGATCGGGCAGCTCAGCACGTCCATCTCACATATGAAAAACCAGCTTTCTCGATTGGTCAAAGAAATCCAAGAAGTTTCGGAAAGAGTGACGGGACAAAGTGAAGAATTGACGCAGTCCTCGAATGAAGTGTTGACTGGCACAGAGCAGATTGCGGCTACGATGCAGCAGCTTTCTGCAGGGGCTGACCAGCAGGCAAGCTCTGCCGGTGAATTGACAGAAAGAATGAAAACTTACAGCAGCACAGTCTCGAAAACAAATGATTTAGGGGAAAATGTAACGGCTTCCTCTATGGTGGTTTTAGAGAAAACCAATGAAGGAAGCAGCTTGATGAATGAATCCATAGGTGCCATGAACAAGATTTTTGAAACGGTGGAGGATGTTTCGAAAAAAATGAGCGGCCTTGAAGCACAATCAAGGGAAATATCCACGCTGGTAGAAGTGATTCAAGGAATCGCTGACCAAACCAATCTATTGGCGCTCAACGCGGCCATTGAAGCAGCAAGGGCAGGAGAGCATGGACGAGGCTTCGCAGTGGTAGCTGATGAGGTTAGGAAGCTTGCGGAAGAAGTGACCAACTCTCTTTCAGGCATCGTGTCCAATGTAGAAGGAATCCAGCAGCAATCCTCTCTCATTTCGACCTCGCTTGTGGATAGCTTTGAACAGGTGAAAAAAGGAACGGAAAGCGTTAAAATCACTGGGGAAACATTTGACATGCTGAAGGAATCCATCAATGCCATGGTCGGCCAGATGAATGAAATCGGCGCCAACATGGCACAGATTTCAAGCGAATCCGGTGAAATGAATACGGCTATCGAAAGCATTGCAGCGGTAACAGAGGAATCAGCAGCAGGAATCGAGCAGACAACCGCAACGGTTCAGCAGTCCAACAGCATCATGGAAGAAGTAGCAAAAAGCTCCACTGACTTGGCAAAACTCGCTGACAGTTTGAATAGCCTAGTGAGACAATTCAAAATCTAA
- a CDS encoding VanZ family protein — translation MKIIQIVLVAALIFLFTCTQSFDDLMYRGMIGFRFNPEPNFFELFQFNFTDLQDQPYIIQKIGHFSSFTIFALLVFSWVRKYRLTLLVSIGYAITTEILQLYFSRDGRFVDMFIDSAGVLAALLLITIKKQVDSEFERSTKYTKK, via the coding sequence TTGAAAATTATCCAGATAGTTTTAGTGGCCGCTTTAATTTTTCTGTTTACATGTACTCAAAGCTTCGATGATTTGATGTATAGGGGAATGATTGGATTTAGATTTAATCCTGAACCAAACTTTTTTGAATTGTTTCAATTCAACTTTACGGACCTCCAAGACCAGCCATATATCATTCAAAAAATCGGTCATTTTTCTAGTTTTACCATTTTTGCTTTGCTGGTTTTTTCTTGGGTAAGAAAATATCGTTTGACGCTATTGGTATCAATAGGATATGCCATCACGACTGAGATTCTTCAATTATATTTTTCCCGCGACGGAAGGTTTGTCGATATGTTCATCGATTCAGCTGGTGTGTTGGCAGCTTTACTGCTTATCACAATCAAAAAACAGGTGGATTCTGAATTTGAAAGAAGTACAAAATATACGAAAAAATAA
- a CDS encoding thioredoxin family protein — MTLNNWFEKGMKPKDYIDSMQVHKENLQMVYEGFNIPEGDRSLWNSVAERGLRVIVLTEDWCGDAMVNVPILMKIAEAADIEMSLLSRDQNLELMDQYLTNGTSRAIPIFIFINAAGEEEAVWGPRAPKVQEFVDQVRADMPDKEAPDFKEKQQKMIQTLTNKYTADRSVWETVYESIKEKIK, encoded by the coding sequence ATGACGCTGAACAATTGGTTTGAAAAAGGCATGAAGCCTAAGGATTATATAGATTCTATGCAGGTGCATAAAGAAAATTTACAAATGGTTTATGAAGGATTCAATATTCCAGAAGGAGATCGTTCATTATGGAACTCTGTGGCTGAACGGGGGCTTCGAGTGATTGTCCTGACAGAAGATTGGTGTGGGGACGCTATGGTGAATGTCCCGATCTTGATGAAAATTGCTGAAGCAGCAGACATCGAAATGAGCCTTCTTTCAAGGGATCAAAACCTTGAACTGATGGACCAATATTTAACGAATGGAACGTCAAGGGCAATCCCGATTTTCATCTTTATCAATGCAGCAGGTGAAGAAGAAGCTGTATGGGGGCCGCGTGCTCCAAAAGTGCAGGAATTTGTGGATCAAGTCCGCGCCGATATGCCTGATAAAGAAGCACCGGACTTTAAAGAGAAACAGCAGAAGATGATCCAAACATTGACGAATAAATATACAGCGGACCGAAGTGTATGGGAAACAGTTTATGAAAGCATAAAAGAAAAAATAAAATAA